The sequence GGACCGGGTCGCCGCCGGGCTCGCCGCCGGTCGGTTCGAAGGCGACCCGTGCCTGGTCACCGGCGCGGGCTGGATCGCCGAGGAGGCGCTGGCCGGGGCCCTCTACTGCTACCTGATCTCCCCGGAGGAGCCGGTCGCCTGCCTCGGCCGCGCCGCGGCCTCGTCCGGCGACTCGGACTCGATCGCCTGCCTGGCCGGCGCGTTCGCTGGCGCCGCGCTCGGCCTGGGCGCATGGCCCGCCGGCTGGCAGACCCAGATCGAGTACGCGGGTCGCCTGGTCCGGCTCGGCACCGCCTGGGACTGAGTCGCATTCCGGTACGCGGGTCGCCTGGTCCGGCTCGGCACCGCCTGGGACTGAGTCGCACTCCGGTACGCGGATCGCCCCCGATCCGACTCGGCACCGCCGGGGACTGAAGTTCGTTCCGGTACGCGGGTCGCCCGGGCTGCGCCGGCACCGCCCAGGGACTGCATCGCACCCCCGTGGGCGGAAACGCCGAGCCGCCGGAATGATCCCCGGGCGACCGGGTTGAATGAGGACATGCAGAACCTCCTTCCCGAGCCGCCGGCGACCCGACTCCCGGCCGACGCCGAAGCCGACCAGGCCCTGGCCGCCGCCGCGGTGGCCGGCACCGACGAGGCGTTCAAGGCGGTCGCCGCCAGATATCCCGCATACAGCGCCGCGTGGGCGCCGCTGGCCGCGAACGCGCTGGCCGCCGGCGAGGCGGTGACCGCGTACGCGTACGCCCGCACCGGCTACCACCGCGGCCTGGACGCCCTGCGCCGCAACGGCTGGAAGGGCCACGGCCCGGTGCCCTGGGCGCACGAGGCCAACCAGGGCTTCCTGCGCTGTCTGCACGCGCTCTCGCAGGCCGCCGCCGCGATCGGTGAGGCCGACGAGGCGGCCCGGTGCGCCCAGTTCCTGCGCGACAGCGACCCGGCCGCCGCCGACGCCCTGTCCTGACCGTTCCGGCGACAGCCGGGATCACCGGGCTGCCGAGCAGCCGGCCCGCCGACAGATCAGGGCCCGGCTACAGATGAGGGCCCTGGTTACGAACGGGACCCCGGTTACGGACCGGGGTCCCGGTTACGGACCGAGGTCCCGGCTACAGGCGAGCCGGGCGTCCCGGTTACAGGCGAGCCGGGCGTCCCGGCTACAGACCTTCGGCGACCGCTGCGGCGATCTTGAGCCAGGCATCCTTCGTGTTGCCGGACAGGGCGCCGTAGCGGATCGGTTCGCCGGAGTCGAGCCGCCGTTCGTACGGGGCCAGCAGCACCGCCC is a genomic window of Actinoplanes teichomyceticus ATCC 31121 containing:
- a CDS encoding DUF3151 domain-containing protein; amino-acid sequence: MQNLLPEPPATRLPADAEADQALAAAAVAGTDEAFKAVAARYPAYSAAWAPLAANALAAGEAVTAYAYARTGYHRGLDALRRNGWKGHGPVPWAHEANQGFLRCLHALSQAAAAIGEADEAARCAQFLRDSDPAAADALS